Proteins from a genomic interval of Blastopirellula retiformator:
- a CDS encoding aromatic ring-hydroxylating oxygenase subunit alpha: MDYHFDPTIPIEAAPTPPASWYTDPAFLAVEKAEVFEKAWIAIGRTDQVAEPGSYFTASVAGNPILVLRDEEGTLRAMHNVCRHHAAVVAQESGKACELVCPYHGWTYRLDGRLKRAPQMGKMTDFNVADFSLPPISVEAWGPFILVDLDGPAGGKNNPRHLPSDVGPIVAPLAELGFETMQWIERRNYTINCNWKAFVDNSLDGGYHVSYAHEQLAAGLEFGGYATHIYDRSSVQICETKGTDGRLGEKVTYAWLYPNFFINRYGRMMDTNLVLPLGVDKCQVVFDFYADFDDVQEWRAKRMIRNSIQQSHVIQLEDVAICESAQTGMQSLSFTRGRYSSKLERSVHAFHKMLWMEIQEALPK, translated from the coding sequence ATGGACTATCATTTCGATCCCACGATTCCGATCGAAGCGGCCCCGACGCCGCCTGCCTCATGGTACACCGACCCCGCTTTTCTCGCAGTCGAAAAAGCGGAGGTGTTTGAGAAAGCCTGGATCGCGATCGGGCGAACCGATCAGGTTGCCGAACCTGGCAGCTATTTCACTGCCAGCGTTGCCGGCAACCCGATTCTCGTCCTCCGCGACGAGGAAGGGACGCTGCGGGCGATGCACAACGTTTGCCGGCATCACGCGGCGGTCGTCGCCCAGGAGAGCGGCAAGGCCTGTGAGTTGGTCTGCCCTTATCACGGCTGGACGTATCGTCTGGATGGTCGTCTGAAACGGGCGCCGCAAATGGGGAAGATGACCGACTTTAACGTCGCCGATTTTTCTCTGCCGCCGATCAGCGTCGAAGCCTGGGGCCCGTTTATCCTGGTCGATCTCGACGGACCGGCCGGCGGAAAAAACAATCCGCGACACTTGCCCAGCGACGTCGGACCGATTGTTGCGCCGCTGGCCGAACTCGGTTTCGAGACCATGCAGTGGATCGAGCGTCGAAACTACACGATTAACTGCAACTGGAAAGCCTTCGTCGATAATTCGCTTGATGGCGGCTATCACGTTTCGTACGCCCACGAGCAACTGGCGGCCGGGCTTGAATTTGGAGGTTACGCCACTCATATTTATGACCGCTCGTCGGTGCAAATCTGCGAAACCAAGGGAACTGATGGACGCTTGGGCGAAAAAGTAACCTACGCCTGGCTCTATCCCAACTTTTTCATCAACCGCTATGGGCGGATGATGGACACTAACCTGGTGCTGCCGCTGGGCGTCGACAAGTGCCAGGTCGTGTTTGACTTTTACGCCGACTTTGACGATGTGCAAGAGTGGCGGGCGAAGCGGATGATTCGCAACTCGATCCAACAAAGTCACGTTATTCAGCTAGAAGACGTCGCGATCTGCGAATCGGCCCAAACCGGCATGCAATCGCTTTCGTTCACCCGCGGTCGTTATTCCTCGAAGCTCGAACGATCAGTACACGCCTTTCACAAAATGCTGTGGATGGAGATCCAGGAAGCCCTGCCGAAATGA
- a CDS encoding AAA family ATPase, producing MNPNHEFFSELARLLNSGQSRSVVLSGNIYDLLWDGASYVPLNSFLFQKTKTSGLIQLVYELNGPIRADEASLSKLRGAWVEWKSGVDANLLALQDLQQKGSKLEFFQAEFDRHMRDATGNPTLALELLRQLTICSRASLRENLLIIIEAADMLLPEAGSLASLNDRQLHRISIVHDWFGDPEFAEGADSVCLLAESRSLIHSRISRMPQVLSVDVPAPSLEHREGYVRHFLDNNTPAPKLWSKPRALAECTAGLSLQALRQMLAGAAYSGDPLTVAQVFDKVEEYIRTQLGDDVVEFKKPSHTLKDVIGFSDLKEFLDRELIPRFKAKGAKALPGAAVAGAIGSGKTFIFEAVAAELDLPVLVLKNIRSQWFGQTDVIFERLKRVLDALDKVVIFVDEADTQFGSVDANAHETERRLTGKIQAMMSDRQLRGRVLWLLMTARIHLLSPDIRRPGRVGDLIIPVLDPVGEDRLAFIRWLLTAVEIEDEEAPSEENQITELDLSVLASDYSAAAFASLRSLLAALEPKTWEEVRAAIHDQIPPEIGATREYQTLQALLNCTRRSLLPDPDVNEEVREDWRKRIQELELQGIR from the coding sequence ATGAATCCGAATCACGAGTTCTTCTCTGAACTAGCCCGTCTGCTCAACTCGGGGCAATCGCGCAGCGTCGTCCTCTCGGGCAACATCTACGATTTGCTGTGGGATGGCGCCAGTTACGTGCCGCTCAATTCGTTCTTGTTCCAGAAGACCAAGACCAGCGGCTTGATCCAACTGGTCTACGAACTGAATGGCCCGATCCGCGCCGACGAGGCCTCGCTCAGCAAACTGCGCGGCGCGTGGGTCGAATGGAAATCAGGCGTCGACGCCAATCTGCTCGCGCTGCAAGATCTGCAGCAGAAGGGCTCGAAGCTTGAGTTCTTCCAGGCCGAGTTCGATCGTCACATGCGCGATGCCACCGGTAACCCGACGCTCGCGCTGGAACTGCTGCGACAATTGACGATCTGCTCGCGGGCTTCTTTGCGTGAGAACCTGCTGATCATCATCGAAGCGGCCGACATGCTGCTTCCCGAAGCCGGCAGCCTGGCGTCGCTGAACGATCGGCAACTACACCGCATCAGCATCGTCCACGACTGGTTCGGCGATCCGGAGTTCGCCGAGGGCGCCGATTCGGTCTGCCTATTAGCGGAGTCGCGTAGTTTGATTCACAGTCGCATCTCGCGAATGCCGCAGGTGCTCAGCGTCGACGTTCCGGCGCCTTCGCTCGAGCATCGCGAAGGCTACGTCCGACATTTCCTCGACAACAACACCCCGGCGCCCAAGCTCTGGTCGAAGCCGCGGGCTTTGGCCGAATGCACTGCCGGGCTTTCGCTGCAGGCGCTGCGGCAAATGCTCGCGGGCGCCGCCTACTCCGGCGATCCGCTCACCGTCGCTCAAGTCTTTGACAAGGTTGAAGAGTACATCCGTACGCAACTGGGCGACGACGTCGTCGAGTTCAAGAAGCCGAGCCATACCCTGAAAGACGTCATCGGCTTTTCCGATCTCAAAGAGTTTCTTGATCGCGAGTTGATCCCCCGCTTCAAAGCGAAAGGCGCCAAAGCGCTCCCCGGGGCCGCGGTTGCCGGCGCAATCGGTAGCGGCAAGACCTTTATCTTTGAAGCGGTCGCCGCTGAGCTTGATCTGCCGGTGCTGGTGCTGAAGAACATCCGCAGCCAGTGGTTCGGGCAGACCGACGTCATCTTTGAACGACTGAAGCGGGTGCTCGACGCACTCGACAAGGTCGTTATCTTTGTCGACGAGGCCGACACGCAGTTTGGCAGCGTCGACGCCAACGCGCATGAGACCGAACGTCGTCTGACCGGCAAAATCCAAGCGATGATGAGCGATCGGCAGTTGCGGGGCCGAGTGCTGTGGCTCTTGATGACGGCTCGAATCCATCTGCTTTCGCCCGACATTCGTCGTCCCGGTCGCGTTGGCGACTTGATCATTCCGGTCTTGGATCCGGTCGGCGAAGATCGCTTGGCCTTCATTCGCTGGCTGCTGACGGCGGTCGAGATCGAAGACGAAGAAGCGCCGAGCGAAGAGAATCAGATCACCGAGCTTGATCTGTCGGTCCTCGCGTCCGACTACTCGGCGGCGGCGTTCGCTTCGCTCCGCTCGCTGCTGGCGGCGCTGGAGCCCAAAACCTGGGAAGAAGTGCGGGCCGCAATCCACGATCAGATCCCGCCCGAAATCGGCGCCACACGCGAGTACCAAACGCTGCAGGCGCTGCTCAACTGCACGCGTCGCTCTCTGTTGCCTGATCCCGATGTCAACGAAGAAGTTCGTGAAGATTGGCGGAAACGGATTCAGGAGCTTGAGCTGCAGGGAATCCGCTAA